A genomic region of Pseudomonas sp. MPC6 contains the following coding sequences:
- a CDS encoding HDOD domain-containing protein, whose translation MTAVVLPAVPRVLIAEADSWSRDLLKQVLLSVRCDVRLNLCADGQEALRLLAEYPYDLVIVDRELPGIDGLNVLRSVRQRKRNPPLPFILMSSRNDSASVRQALPLAPAAYLTKPLNMASLTRRLQGLLLNAGEQVLCDGPTLAPGMTLSVFLERRRELADGASLMTDVQLALKRSLNPDSIDLTLLHDELRTDPQITAVLIAAANSAARYQGVAVQTLSQALQRLGIEQSMNLVLGLALRRSARFSDRCLADYAERYCELSLHTAEYARALAHLLDLDQERCYCAGMLHRLGELALLRSLQEWKQAGGELDEWEEVGNALAQFGAAYGSALRTRWRLPLQLRGLIAAVYELGGGVYSREALVMNMAAQLARLTGQEDIEALAKGRTARLLKIGVPELMRLRQTQA comes from the coding sequence ATGACCGCTGTGGTGTTACCTGCTGTACCGCGTGTGCTGATTGCCGAGGCCGACTCCTGGTCCCGTGATCTGCTCAAGCAAGTACTGTTGAGCGTGCGCTGCGACGTACGGCTGAATCTGTGTGCCGATGGTCAGGAAGCATTGCGCTTGCTCGCGGAATATCCCTACGACCTGGTGATCGTTGACAGGGAGTTGCCCGGCATCGATGGCTTGAATGTGTTGCGCAGTGTTCGCCAGCGCAAACGTAATCCGCCACTGCCGTTCATTCTGATGAGCAGCCGTAACGACAGTGCCAGCGTGCGCCAAGCCTTGCCTCTGGCGCCTGCGGCCTATCTGACCAAACCCCTGAACATGGCAAGCCTGACCCGGCGTCTGCAGGGTTTGCTGCTCAATGCTGGCGAGCAAGTATTGTGCGATGGGCCGACGCTGGCGCCGGGCATGACCTTGTCGGTTTTCCTGGAGCGCCGACGCGAGCTGGCTGATGGCGCATCGCTGATGACCGACGTGCAGTTGGCGCTCAAGCGCAGCCTCAATCCCGACAGCATCGATCTGACGCTGTTGCATGACGAGCTCCGTACCGATCCGCAGATCACCGCCGTGCTGATCGCCGCCGCCAACAGCGCGGCCCGGTATCAGGGTGTTGCCGTACAGACCCTGTCCCAGGCGCTGCAGCGTCTTGGCATCGAACAAAGCATGAACCTGGTGCTGGGTTTGGCCCTCAGGCGAAGTGCGCGGTTCAGCGATCGGTGCCTGGCGGATTACGCCGAGCGTTATTGTGAACTGTCGCTGCACACCGCCGAATATGCGCGGGCCCTGGCGCACTTGCTGGATCTGGATCAGGAGCGCTGTTATTGCGCCGGCATGCTGCATCGACTGGGCGAACTGGCGTTGTTGCGGTCTTTGCAGGAATGGAAACAAGCCGGGGGTGAGCTGGATGAGTGGGAGGAGGTGGGGAACGCGCTGGCGCAATTCGGCGCGGCTTATGGTTCGGCGTTGCGTACCCGTTGGCGTTTGCCACTGCAGTTGCGAGGGCTGATTGCGGCGGTCTACGAGCTGGGTGGTGGGGTTTATTCCAGAGAAGCACTGGTAATGAACATGGCTGCGCAGTTGGCGCGCCTGACCGGGCAGGAGGACATTGAGGCGCTGGCGAAGGGCCGAACGGCGCGGTTGCTCAAGATCGGAGTGCCGGAATTGATGCGTTTGCGCCAAACGCAAGCCTAG